ccccccccaggtcccaTCCCCTGTACACCCCTCCGGGCCCCCTCCCATCTCCCATATTCCTCCTGTTCCTCGGGTCCTATCCCCCGTACCCCCTGGGTCCCATCCCCGTACACCCCCCGTCCCCCATCCCTATCTCCCCCACTTCCCGGCTCCCTCTCCCGCGCCCCCCCCCGTACCCCGCTCCCGTCCCCcattccccccctccccagggtCCCGTACCCGTTCTGTGCCACTCCCCCGTCTCTCGtaaccccccctcccccgggtCCCATCCCCGTACACCCCCCCGGACCCCGTCCCCCgtctccccctccccagggtCCCGACACCCTTCCCCGGGCCCCCCCGCGTACCCCCGGGCCCCGTTCCCGCCCCAGCCCCCCGGGGTCCCGTCTCCCCCCCTCACCCAGGTCCCATCCCCCGTCCCCACCTGCCCCGTCCCCCGTCCCCCCGGTCCTGTCCCCCGGATCCCCCCGCACCTCGGgtcccgccccccgccccccatcCCAACCTCCCCCGTGTTCCGGTACCGGGaccccgccccccggccccgggctcACGGGGGAGCGCCGCAGCTTGAGGCGCCCCGCGGGCACGCGGAAGAAGGTGTCCGCCTGCGGCAGGGCCgtgcccgccgccccgctccgccgctccgccgcgccccgcgccgcctCCGCCCGCCGCAGCCGCGCCTTCAGCTCCACGTTGCGCCGCATCCCGCCGCGCCGCGTGAcgtcgccgccgccgcgccgccccaTTGggccgcgcccgccccgccgccgcgccgccggccAATGGGCGCggaggggcggggcgcggcggccATGGCGGCcatggcggcggggcgcggggcgggcggcggggccgcgaGCGGGGCAGTGCCCGCCGCCACCCGGCTGCGGGCCTACGCCTGGTGCCGAGAGTTCCTGGCCGGCTCCTGGAAGCTCATCGGCCCCGACGAGTTCGTCATCGGGCCCGTCAGGTACggccggcaccggcaccggaACGGGAACCGGAACCGGCACGGGAaccggccccgccccgccccgccccgccccggccgcgacccccgccccgccccgccccgccccccggtacctccctgtccctgcccccccccgtgcccccgccGGTGCCCCCCGGTCCCGCCCCCGGTCCCCTCCCggtcccctccccggccccgttCCCTGCCGTGTCCCCTGCCGGACCCACACCCTCCGGCAGCCCCGGTGCCCCGTGCCTGCCGCTCCCCGGTCCCCCCGCCCCCtagccccccggtgccccctgccccgtgtccccccgcccccggtgccccccggtcCCGTCCCCGGTTCCCTGCCGGCCCCGTGCCCCGCCGTGTCCCTGCCGGTCCCGCGACCGCCggcagccccggtgccccctGCCCCTAGTTCccggtgcccgcagccccccggtccccctgccccagctcccagtCCCCCTGCCCAcggccccccggtgccccctgCCCGCGGTTCCCGGTGCCCGTGGTTCCCGGTGCcctcctccccgtgccccccgtgAGCCGCCGTGGCCACCCCTGACGCgtgccgtgcccgtgcccgCAGCGGGGGGCTCAGCAACCTGCTCTTCAAGTGCGCGCTGCCCGAGCACATCCTCAGCGTGGGCGACGAGCCCCGGCAGGTGCTGCTGCGCGTCTACGGGGCCATCCTGCAGGTGAgaccccggccccgccgccaccggcacccccgggacccccagggcccccggccccgccgccgctcacCGGCCCCGTCCGCAGGGCGTGGACTCGCTGGTGCTGGAGAGCGTGATGTTCGCCATCCTGGCGGAGCGCGCGCTGGGGCCGCGGCTCTACGGCGTCTTCCCCCAGGGGCGGCTGGAGCAGTACATCCCGGTACGGCACGGGGCAGTACGGAGCCGTATGGGCAGTATGGGGCGAGATGGGGCGGTACAGAGCAATATGGAGCGATACGGGGTGAAATGGGGCGATACGGAGCAATACAGGGCAGTATGGGGTGATACGGGCCGATACAGGGTGatatcacagagtcacagaatcgtctaggttggaagagacctccaaggtcaccgagtccaacctctgacctaacactaacaagtcctgcactaaaccatatcactaagctcaacatctaaatgtcttttaaagacctccagggatggggactcaaccacttccctgggcagcccattccaatgcccaacaaccctttcggtaaagaagtttttcctaatatccaacctaaacctcccctggcgcaactttagcccattccccctcgtcctgtcaccaggcacgtgggagaatagaccaacccccacctctctacagcctcctttaatgtacctatagagagcgataaggtcgcccctgagcctcctccaggctaaacaaccccagctccctcagccgctcctcgtaagacaTATGGGGCGGTATGGGACAGTACAGGGTGATACGGGGCAGTATGGGGTGACACAGGGCAATACAAGGCAATATGGGGCAGTACAGGGTGATACGGGGCGATATGGGGCGGTACAGTGCGAGATGGGGCAATACAGGGCAGTACGGAGCAAGACAGGGCGGTACGGGGCGGTATGGGGTGATACAGGGCAATACAGGGCAGTACGGGGCGGGGTCCCCGCTGGCCCCCCCTTGCTGACACCGCTGTGCGTCCCCAGAGCCGTCGGCTGCGGACCGAGGACCTGCGGGACCCCGACATCTCCAAGGAGATCGCGGTGAAGATGTCGCGCTTCCACGGCATGGTGATGCCCTTCAACAAGGAGCCCAAGTGGCTCTTCGGGACCATGGAGTGGTGAGGGCGCCGCGCTCGTGGGGGGCAGCTGCCCCCAACCCCAAATCCCAGGGGCTCAGGGGGGCACAgagcggcggggagggggcgcaggggggctgcagcctcccccgTCCCCCGCCCCAGGTACCTGAAGCAGATTTCGGAGCTCACCTTCTCCGAGGAGGGGCAGCTGAAGAAGTTCAACCACCTGAAGGCCTACAACCTGCAGGAGGAGATGAGGAGCCTCAGGTGAGCCCGGTGTCCTCGGGGACCTCTGGGGGGGGGACGCAGCTCTGTGCCCTGCCTGGCGGCGGTGGCAGGGGACGGGCGAGGGCTGAcgcccagctctgcccccctgcagggagctgctg
This is a stretch of genomic DNA from Cygnus atratus isolate AKBS03 ecotype Queensland, Australia chromosome 1, CAtr_DNAZoo_HiC_assembly, whole genome shotgun sequence. It encodes these proteins:
- the CHKB gene encoding choline/ethanolamine kinase — encoded protein: MAAMAAGRGAGGGAASGAVPAATRLRAYAWCREFLAGSWKLIGPDEFVIGPVSGGLSNLLFKCALPEHILSVGDEPRQVLLRVYGAILQGVDSLVLESVMFAILAERALGPRLYGVFPQGRLEQYIPSRRLRTEDLRDPDISKEIAVKMSRFHGMVMPFNKEPKWLFGTMEWYLKQISELTFSEEGQLKKFNHLKAYNLQEEMRSLRELLEATPSPVVFCHNDVQEGNILLLAGHEASPSDKLMLIDFEYSSYNYRGFDIGNHFCEWVYNYTHESWPYYKASLENYPSRQQQLHFIRHYLSEDSGRRGDTTHEEQARIEEEMLTEINRFALASHFFWGLWSILQAKISTIEFGYLDYAQSRFEAYFQHKAQCC